In the Haloferula helveola genome, one interval contains:
- the atpG gene encoding ATP synthase F1 subunit gamma, protein MANLRDIRRRIKSVKNTAQITRAMQLVAAAKMKKAQDQAIAGRDYADLLNQVLVNLKENVDEEAHPLLEQREGGKELILVISTDKGLCGALNTNLGKKVRAAAPDADVVTVGRKLRIQLGKAGRNMVADFEVKDPVPFGEARPIAKLLTQLFLDGKYNKVSIAFTNFVSTLTQEPTVTQLLPISASSLGEKQDYEGVGKGQVRDTDHMAALGKDYLFEPNAEGVLDTLLPLYVNFQVYQMLVESRASEHSARMVAMKAATDNAKKFIKELTLEYNKLRQAAITAELLEITTAMKAME, encoded by the coding sequence ATGGCCAACCTCCGCGACATCCGCCGACGCATCAAGTCGGTCAAGAACACCGCCCAGATCACGCGGGCGATGCAGCTTGTCGCCGCCGCCAAGATGAAGAAGGCGCAGGACCAAGCCATCGCCGGCCGGGACTACGCCGACCTGCTCAACCAGGTTCTCGTCAACCTCAAGGAGAACGTCGATGAGGAAGCCCACCCGCTGCTCGAACAGCGCGAGGGCGGAAAGGAGCTGATCCTGGTGATCTCGACCGACAAGGGACTTTGCGGCGCGCTCAACACGAACCTCGGAAAGAAGGTCCGCGCCGCGGCTCCGGACGCCGATGTTGTCACTGTCGGCCGGAAGCTCCGAATCCAGCTCGGCAAGGCCGGCCGCAACATGGTCGCCGACTTCGAGGTCAAGGATCCGGTTCCCTTCGGCGAAGCGCGTCCGATCGCCAAGCTGCTCACCCAGCTCTTCCTCGACGGGAAGTACAACAAGGTGAGCATCGCTTTCACCAACTTCGTGTCGACCCTCACCCAGGAGCCGACCGTGACCCAACTGCTTCCGATTTCCGCCAGTTCCCTCGGCGAGAAGCAGGACTACGAAGGCGTTGGCAAGGGCCAGGTGCGTGACACCGACCACATGGCCGCGCTGGGTAAAGACTACCTTTTCGAGCCGAACGCCGAGGGAGTCCTCGACACGCTTCTGCCACTCTACGTGAACTTCCAGGTCTACCAGATGCTGGTCGAGAGCCGCGCCTCCGAGCACTCCGCCCGGATGGTCGCGATGAAGGCCGCCACCGACAACGCCAAGAAGTTCATCAAGGAACTCACGCTCGAGTACAACAAGCTCCGTCAGGCCGCGATCACCGCGGAACTGCTCGAGATCACCACCGCCATGAAGGCGATGGAGTAA
- a CDS encoding YiiX/YebB-like N1pC/P60 family cysteine hydrolase, translating into MNPIAPDDPRIRRAVSTVLAVARAAGEEPHLPATWERLERAEARGYFLPEEDDAIRIWYQAFLGGRAALLGALRAMEETCGREESLWPSRIPAFLAALGAACLLNRRSAELIGLASHSRLLRKKLDEPDARRGIPRKTFARLYRSDTSLRALVRFRETLGFYRSHRAEFGELREAEGFGELLDLLDRQAAFFADQEPLKFVRERLKYRYFSFRRRHHSGWKSAVFGVFEGSGRLISELRQPGFRPPPAEKRVTDELRREVLELVRPGDVFITRHDDAMTNLFLPGFWPHAALYIGSEEERRGLGVEIPAAHAKQAADPARFLESKKDGVRFRTAEETLAVDCFLVLRPPLEASDLAGALARAAGHAGKLYDFVFDFRRSDRLACTEVVYRAFDGCGPLVFSLLETGGRLCLPAEELIRQCRKQNFELVAVCGVGGSGILTGADAKRALDASREAI; encoded by the coding sequence ATGAACCCGATCGCCCCCGATGACCCCCGGATCCGACGGGCCGTTTCGACGGTGCTGGCGGTCGCCCGGGCGGCGGGCGAGGAACCCCATCTGCCCGCGACCTGGGAGCGGCTGGAACGGGCCGAAGCACGTGGCTATTTCCTGCCGGAGGAGGACGACGCGATCCGGATCTGGTATCAGGCGTTTCTCGGAGGTCGGGCGGCTTTGCTGGGTGCTTTGAGAGCGATGGAGGAAACCTGCGGACGCGAGGAATCCCTTTGGCCAAGCCGGATTCCGGCGTTTTTGGCGGCTCTGGGAGCAGCCTGCCTGCTGAATCGACGAAGCGCCGAGCTGATCGGGTTGGCGAGCCATTCACGGCTGCTTCGGAAGAAGCTCGACGAACCGGATGCCCGCCGGGGCATCCCCCGCAAGACCTTTGCCCGTCTGTACCGCAGCGACACCAGCCTGCGGGCCCTTGTCCGCTTCCGGGAGACTCTCGGGTTCTACCGTTCCCACCGGGCCGAATTCGGAGAGCTCCGAGAGGCGGAGGGATTCGGGGAATTGTTGGATTTGTTAGACAGACAGGCGGCCTTCTTCGCCGATCAGGAACCCCTGAAGTTCGTCCGGGAGCGCCTGAAATATCGCTATTTTTCTTTCCGACGACGCCATCATTCGGGGTGGAAATCGGCGGTTTTCGGCGTTTTCGAGGGTTCCGGACGCCTGATTTCAGAGCTTCGGCAGCCCGGATTTAGGCCTCCACCGGCCGAAAAACGGGTTACCGATGAGCTCCGGCGGGAGGTTTTGGAGCTCGTCCGGCCTGGCGATGTCTTCATCACCCGCCATGACGACGCCATGACGAACCTGTTCCTGCCGGGATTTTGGCCGCATGCGGCTCTCTACATCGGCAGCGAGGAGGAACGGCGGGGGCTGGGAGTCGAGATCCCGGCCGCCCACGCGAAGCAGGCCGCGGATCCGGCCCGCTTTCTCGAATCGAAAAAGGATGGCGTCCGGTTCCGCACGGCCGAGGAAACGCTGGCCGTCGATTGTTTCCTCGTCCTGCGACCGCCCTTAGAGGCATCCGACCTCGCCGGAGCCCTCGCCCGGGCGGCCGGCCATGCCGGAAAGCTCTACGACTTCGTCTTCGATTTCCGTCGCAGCGACCGTTTGGCCTGCACTGAGGTGGTCTACCGGGCCTTCGACGGCTGCGGGCCACTCGTCTTCTCGCTGCTTGAAACCGGGGGGCGTCTTTGCCTGCCCGCCGAGGAACTGATCCGCCAATGCCGGAAGCAGAATTTCGAGCTGGTAGCGGTGTGCGGAGTCGGCGGATCCGGAATTCTGACCGGAGCCGATGCCAAGAGGGCTCTCGACGCCTCTCGGGAGGCGATCTGA
- a CDS encoding TM2 domain-containing protein, whose protein sequence is MSNEAETPPPSPAPEGSEPTPAPAPAPAGKSDKKLVAGLLGILLNGLGIHKFYLGYQKEGLIMLLVSVLTCGIGYSVMGVIGLIEGIIYLTKSDEEFDRIYVQGQKPWF, encoded by the coding sequence ATGTCCAACGAAGCTGAGACACCGCCCCCCTCGCCCGCTCCTGAAGGTTCCGAGCCGACACCCGCGCCCGCACCCGCTCCGGCGGGCAAGAGTGACAAGAAGCTCGTTGCCGGGCTGCTTGGCATCCTGCTCAACGGGCTCGGGATCCATAAGTTCTACCTCGGATACCAGAAGGAAGGACTCATCATGCTTTTGGTCAGTGTCCTGACCTGTGGCATTGGCTACAGCGTGATGGGCGTGATCGGGCTGATCGAGGGAATCATCTACCTGACGAAGTCCGACGAGGAGTTCGACAGGATCTACGTGCAGGGTCAGAAGCCTTGGTTCTGA
- a CDS encoding HU family DNA-binding protein yields the protein MNKAELVEAIQGALGKEATKRAAEDALSAVLDSIVKGIKSDQKVQIIGFGTFEVKHRAARMGRNPKTGEAMQIAASKSVGFKASSSLKESL from the coding sequence ATGAACAAAGCTGAACTCGTTGAAGCCATCCAGGGTGCCCTCGGCAAGGAAGCGACCAAGCGCGCTGCCGAAGACGCACTGTCCGCCGTCCTTGACTCGATCGTCAAAGGCATCAAGTCCGACCAGAAGGTCCAAATCATCGGTTTCGGCACCTTTGAAGTGAAGCATCGCGCCGCGCGCATGGGCCGCAACCCGAAGACCGGTGAAGCCATGCAGATCGCAGCCTCGAAGTCCGTCGGCTTCAAAGCCTCGTCGAGCCTCAAGGAATCCCTCTGA
- a CDS encoding ATP synthase F0 subunit B, with protein MNATFSILAAAPAAEGNVVERIQETFHIHWGPFIAQCISVLIVAFLLKKFAFGPIQAMLEQRRSRIAEGEEKLKRIEKQLAESEATTAAAIAKANDDAQRLIAEARDSAAALSESKAQEATAQAQQILVKAEAAAKAERDQIAAELKREFGRLVTATTAQVTGKVLDENDKSRINQEALAKVEG; from the coding sequence ATGAACGCCACTTTCTCGATTCTCGCGGCCGCGCCTGCCGCCGAAGGAAACGTCGTCGAGCGGATCCAAGAGACGTTCCACATCCACTGGGGTCCGTTCATCGCGCAGTGCATCTCGGTCCTGATCGTCGCATTTCTTCTCAAGAAGTTCGCCTTCGGACCGATCCAGGCGATGCTCGAGCAGCGCCGCAGCCGCATCGCCGAGGGCGAGGAGAAGCTGAAGCGCATCGAGAAGCAGCTCGCCGAGTCGGAGGCAACCACTGCCGCCGCCATCGCCAAGGCCAACGACGACGCCCAGCGCCTCATCGCCGAAGCCCGCGACAGTGCCGCCGCCCTGTCCGAGTCGAAGGCCCAGGAAGCCACCGCCCAAGCCCAGCAGATCCTGGTGAAGGCCGAAGCCGCCGCCAAGGCGGAGCGCGACCAGATTGCCGCGGAACTCAAGCGCGAGTTCGGCCGTCTCGTCACCGCCACCACCGCCCAGGTGACCGGCAAGGTGCTCGACGAGAACGACAAGAGCCGGATCAACCAGGAAGCCCTCGCCAAGGTCGAAGGCTGA
- the atpD gene encoding F0F1 ATP synthase subunit beta, protein MSNQGTIVQVIGAVVDADFSKATKLPEIYNALEVSYELNGEPTTLVLEVQQHLGDGWVRAVSMSTSDGLKRGMSLVDTGKPIAVPVGKQVLGRIFNVTGDLVDENVPLPNPDLRSPIHRPAPLLTEQSATEEILPTGIKVIDLICPLVKGGKGGLFGGAGVGKTVVIMELINNIAKAHGGFSVFAGVGERTREGNDLYWEMIESGVIATEKDEKGHPKLDEKGNPVIADGSKVALCYGQMNEPPGARLRVALSALTMAEHFRDEDGQDVLLFVDNIFRFSQAGSEVSALLGRTPSAVGYQPTLSEEMASLQERIASTNKGSITSIQAVYVPADDLTDPAPANTFAHLDATVVLERSLAEQALFPAVDPLASTSKALAPEVVGEEHYRVARGVQQVLQRYRDLQDIIAILGMDELSDEDKLSVFRARKIQRFLTQPFHVAEIFTNVPGALVSMEDTVKGFAEILDGKWDDVAEGNFYMKAGIDTVSRD, encoded by the coding sequence ATGTCCAACCAAGGAACCATCGTCCAGGTCATCGGCGCCGTCGTCGACGCCGACTTCTCGAAAGCTACCAAGCTGCCCGAGATCTACAACGCCCTCGAAGTCAGCTACGAGCTCAACGGCGAGCCGACCACGCTCGTCCTCGAAGTGCAGCAGCACCTTGGCGACGGCTGGGTCCGCGCGGTCTCGATGTCCACTTCCGACGGCCTCAAGCGCGGCATGTCGCTGGTCGACACCGGCAAGCCGATCGCGGTGCCCGTGGGCAAGCAGGTTCTCGGACGCATCTTCAACGTCACCGGTGATCTCGTGGACGAGAACGTGCCGCTTCCGAACCCGGACCTGCGTTCCCCGATCCACCGTCCCGCCCCCCTCCTCACCGAGCAATCGGCCACCGAGGAAATCCTTCCCACCGGCATCAAGGTCATCGACCTCATCTGCCCGCTCGTGAAGGGTGGAAAAGGCGGCCTCTTCGGCGGTGCTGGCGTCGGCAAGACCGTCGTCATCATGGAGCTCATCAACAACATCGCCAAGGCACACGGTGGTTTCTCCGTGTTCGCCGGTGTGGGTGAGCGGACCCGTGAGGGTAACGACCTTTACTGGGAAATGATCGAGTCCGGCGTTATCGCCACCGAGAAGGACGAGAAGGGTCACCCGAAGCTCGACGAGAAGGGCAACCCCGTCATCGCCGACGGTTCGAAGGTGGCCCTCTGCTACGGCCAGATGAACGAGCCTCCGGGTGCGCGTCTCCGGGTCGCGCTTTCCGCGCTGACCATGGCCGAGCACTTCCGCGACGAGGACGGCCAGGACGTGCTGCTGTTCGTCGACAACATCTTCCGTTTCTCGCAGGCCGGTTCCGAGGTCTCCGCGCTTCTCGGCCGGACGCCATCCGCGGTGGGTTACCAGCCGACCCTGTCGGAGGAAATGGCCTCGCTGCAGGAGCGGATCGCCTCGACCAACAAGGGTTCGATCACCTCGATCCAGGCGGTTTACGTCCCTGCGGACGACCTTACCGACCCGGCTCCCGCGAATACCTTCGCCCACCTTGACGCGACCGTGGTTCTCGAGCGTTCGCTTGCAGAGCAGGCGCTGTTCCCGGCGGTGGACCCGCTGGCCTCGACCTCCAAGGCGCTTGCCCCGGAAGTCGTCGGTGAGGAGCACTACCGCGTCGCCCGTGGCGTGCAGCAGGTTCTCCAGCGCTACCGCGACCTTCAGGACATCATCGCGATTCTCGGCATGGACGAGCTTTCGGATGAGGACAAGCTGAGCGTGTTCCGCGCCCGGAAGATCCAGCGTTTCCTCACCCAGCCGTTCCACGTTGCGGAAATCTTCACCAACGTGCCCGGCGCGCTGGTTTCGATGGAAGACACCGTTAAGGGCTTCGCCGAGATTCTCGACGGCAAGTGGGACGACGTCGCCGAAGGCAACTTCTACATGAAGGCCGGCATCGACACCGTCTCCCGCGATTGA
- a CDS encoding zinc-ribbon domain containing protein has translation MGRGRHKPKREKRKPRMEGTRKCRRYWKERELERGEEERAIRDRAWQLRLTPIDRTKLHTRSVMGSFGVPCFVGRYYLDWRFTCRDCGKAEVWTGAQQKWWFEDAGGEMEQIAIRCRNCRRKERERKAEARRVHFEGLERKRRMKAEKS, from the coding sequence ATGGGTCGTGGCCGACACAAGCCAAAGCGGGAGAAGCGAAAGCCCCGGATGGAGGGGACGCGCAAGTGCCGGCGCTACTGGAAAGAGCGTGAGCTCGAACGCGGGGAAGAAGAGCGGGCGATCCGGGACCGGGCGTGGCAACTGCGTCTCACGCCGATCGACCGTACCAAGCTTCACACTCGCAGTGTGATGGGTTCCTTCGGAGTTCCCTGTTTTGTCGGCCGCTACTATCTCGACTGGCGATTCACGTGTAGGGATTGTGGGAAAGCCGAGGTCTGGACCGGTGCGCAGCAGAAGTGGTGGTTTGAGGACGCGGGTGGCGAAATGGAGCAAATCGCCATCCGGTGCCGGAACTGCCGCCGCAAGGAGCGCGAGCGGAAGGCGGAGGCCCGCCGGGTCCACTTCGAAGGGCTGGAGCGGAAGCGCCGGATGAAGGCGGAGAAATCTTGA
- a CDS encoding F0F1 ATP synthase subunit delta codes for MKISKVAASTARRIFRLCQTDGRLDEERLAKAVRQLATEKPRDYRGILGALKRLVRLELESRRVIIESADTLDEATQQRVTAGLIAKYGNQLTFEYRVNPELLGGLKVRVGSDVWDGSVKGRLDRLAQAF; via the coding sequence ATGAAGATCTCAAAGGTCGCCGCCAGCACCGCACGCCGCATTTTCCGGCTCTGCCAGACCGACGGCCGTCTTGACGAGGAACGCCTTGCCAAGGCTGTTCGCCAGCTGGCCACCGAAAAGCCGCGCGACTACCGCGGCATCCTCGGTGCCCTCAAGCGACTGGTCCGACTCGAGCTCGAGAGCCGTCGTGTGATCATCGAAAGCGCCGATACGCTCGACGAGGCGACCCAGCAGCGGGTCACGGCGGGTCTCATCGCCAAATACGGCAACCAACTGACTTTCGAATACCGGGTGAACCCGGAACTCCTCGGCGGACTCAAGGTCCGCGTGGGCAGCGATGTCTGGGACGGCTCGGTCAAGGGCCGCCTCGACCGCCTCGCCCAAGCATTCTGA
- the atpA gene encoding F0F1 ATP synthase subunit alpha has protein sequence MSSILQELEKEISNITTSVEKTNVGVVREVGDGVAKVEGLSDVSLNEMISFPGGVTGLAMNLEEGEVGVVLLGDYAAVTEGVECQATGQLLSVPVGRNVLGRVVNAIGQPVDGKGDIEAAAQYPMEKIAPGIIKRKSVSVPVQTGIMSIDAMIPIGRGQRELIIGDRATGKTTIAVDTIISQAKQNKLAEQGKLQNHKPLYCIYVAIGQKLSNVARIQKTLEESGAMEYTTIVSASASDAAAMQFLAPYAGCAIAEYLMDQGEECLIVFDDLSKHAVAYRQVSLILKRPSGREAYPGDVFYLHSRLLERSARLSEQAGGGSLTALPIIETQAGDVSAYIPTNVISITDGQIYLETDLFYQGIRPAISVGLSVSRVGSAAQTKTIKSVAGTTKLDLAQFRELQAFAQFGSDLDAGTKKKLERGQRIVELFKQNQYSPISMELEAVYLFAMQNGYFDDVAVDRVKECQSAMGEFFETRKTELLDKIRNEKPDLKKNTEMVDAVKQALDDFKGSWK, from the coding sequence ATGAGCAGCATCCTCCAGGAACTCGAAAAGGAGATCTCCAACATCACGACCTCGGTCGAGAAAACCAACGTCGGCGTGGTCCGCGAAGTGGGTGACGGCGTCGCCAAGGTCGAAGGCCTTTCGGACGTTTCCCTCAACGAGATGATCTCCTTCCCGGGCGGAGTGACCGGCCTGGCGATGAACCTTGAGGAAGGCGAAGTCGGTGTCGTGCTCCTCGGTGACTACGCCGCGGTGACCGAAGGCGTCGAGTGCCAAGCCACCGGCCAGCTCCTCTCCGTTCCGGTCGGCCGCAACGTCCTCGGCCGCGTGGTCAATGCGATCGGCCAGCCTGTCGACGGCAAGGGCGACATCGAGGCCGCCGCCCAGTACCCGATGGAGAAGATCGCTCCGGGCATCATCAAGCGGAAGTCGGTTTCGGTTCCGGTGCAGACCGGCATCATGTCGATCGACGCGATGATCCCGATCGGCCGCGGCCAGCGTGAGCTCATCATCGGTGACCGTGCCACGGGCAAGACGACGATCGCCGTCGATACCATCATTTCCCAAGCGAAGCAGAACAAGTTGGCCGAGCAGGGCAAGCTGCAGAACCACAAGCCGCTGTATTGTATCTACGTCGCCATCGGCCAGAAGCTCTCCAACGTCGCCCGGATCCAGAAGACCCTCGAGGAGTCCGGCGCGATGGAATACACGACCATCGTTTCCGCTTCCGCTTCGGACGCCGCGGCGATGCAGTTCCTCGCTCCCTACGCCGGCTGCGCGATCGCCGAGTACCTGATGGATCAGGGCGAGGAGTGCCTGATCGTGTTCGACGACCTTTCCAAGCACGCCGTGGCCTACCGCCAGGTGTCGCTGATCCTGAAGCGCCCCTCCGGTCGTGAGGCCTACCCGGGTGACGTTTTCTACCTCCACTCCCGCCTGCTCGAGCGTTCCGCTCGCCTTTCCGAGCAAGCCGGTGGCGGATCGCTGACCGCGCTGCCGATCATCGAAACGCAGGCCGGTGACGTTTCGGCCTACATTCCGACCAACGTGATCTCGATCACCGACGGTCAGATCTACCTCGAAACGGACCTCTTCTACCAAGGCATCCGCCCGGCGATCTCGGTCGGTCTCTCGGTTTCGCGGGTCGGTTCCGCTGCCCAGACCAAGACGATCAAGTCGGTGGCCGGCACGACCAAGCTCGACCTCGCGCAGTTCCGCGAGCTCCAGGCCTTCGCCCAGTTCGGTTCCGACCTCGATGCCGGCACGAAGAAGAAACTCGAGCGTGGTCAGCGCATCGTCGAGCTGTTCAAGCAGAACCAGTACTCGCCGATCTCGATGGAGCTCGAGGCGGTCTACCTCTTCGCGATGCAGAACGGCTACTTCGACGATGTTGCCGTGGACCGCGTCAAGGAGTGCCAGTCCGCGATGGGCGAGTTCTTCGAGACCCGCAAGACCGAGCTTCTCGACAAGATCCGCAACGAGAAGCCGGACCTCAAGAAGAATACCGAGATGGTCGATGCCGTGAAGCAGGCCCTCGATGACTTCAAGGGCTCCTGGAAGTAA
- the atpC gene encoding ATP synthase F1 subunit epsilon — protein MSLHLEIVTPEKKIFSDTVGNVYLPGANGEMGVLEGHAALVTAVEPGELRYEKDGQIVTLAVGGGFAEVTQQRVNLLTDMALGEDDIDEAKAEEAMQRAEEQLKGISHDEDAEEVAHLQAIIAKSLAQLHLKRRHRN, from the coding sequence ATGTCTCTCCACCTCGAAATCGTCACTCCCGAGAAGAAGATCTTCTCCGATACCGTCGGCAACGTCTACTTGCCGGGCGCGAACGGAGAGATGGGTGTGCTCGAAGGTCACGCGGCCCTCGTGACCGCGGTCGAGCCGGGCGAGCTCCGCTACGAGAAGGACGGCCAGATCGTCACGCTCGCTGTGGGTGGTGGTTTTGCGGAAGTGACCCAGCAACGGGTCAACCTGCTGACCGACATGGCCCTCGGCGAGGACGACATCGACGAGGCCAAGGCCGAGGAAGCGATGCAACGTGCCGAAGAGCAGCTCAAGGGCATCAGCCACGACGAGGATGCCGAAGAGGTGGCCCACCTCCAGGCGATCATCGCCAAGTCGCTCGCCCAGCTTCACCTGAAGCGCCGGCATCGGAACTGA
- the atpB gene encoding F0F1 ATP synthase subunit A codes for MFRRPIFPIIFAWLCSLSAAFGAGDGAVGHDHLPAHAEAIFNIGPFPVTNSMVMLWAVAAVIILVAQMATRDLKLVPSGLQNFVEWIVEALYNFLEGVLGTHLVKRTFWFFATIFILILFTNWAGLFPGVGTVGQLDTAGFNGDPHDQFRPFLRGANADLNLTAAMAVIFALLWFYWAITENGFKGFLAHIFAPKGKFGGFMLVFMAVIFFAVGIIEVASILLRPVALSFRLYGNIYAGENMLESMTLMVDKPWLAWLPPLPFYFMELLVGLIQALVFMLLTAVFLKLICDHGDHHDEEHSH; via the coding sequence ATGTTCCGCCGCCCGATTTTTCCCATCATCTTCGCATGGCTCTGCAGCCTGAGCGCCGCTTTCGGCGCGGGGGACGGAGCTGTCGGACACGACCACCTCCCGGCGCACGCCGAGGCGATCTTCAATATCGGCCCGTTTCCGGTGACCAACTCGATGGTGATGCTGTGGGCGGTCGCCGCGGTGATCATCCTCGTTGCCCAGATGGCGACCCGCGACCTCAAGCTGGTGCCGAGCGGATTGCAGAACTTCGTCGAGTGGATCGTCGAGGCTCTCTACAACTTCCTCGAAGGCGTCCTCGGCACCCACCTCGTGAAGCGCACCTTCTGGTTCTTCGCGACGATTTTCATCCTGATCCTCTTCACCAACTGGGCCGGCCTATTCCCAGGCGTCGGCACGGTCGGCCAGCTCGACACCGCCGGTTTCAACGGCGACCCGCACGACCAGTTCCGTCCGTTTCTCCGCGGCGCCAACGCCGACCTCAACCTGACCGCCGCCATGGCCGTGATTTTCGCGCTGCTGTGGTTCTACTGGGCGATCACCGAGAACGGCTTCAAGGGCTTCCTCGCCCACATCTTCGCGCCCAAGGGCAAGTTCGGCGGTTTCATGCTGGTCTTCATGGCGGTGATCTTCTTCGCGGTCGGCATCATCGAAGTCGCCTCGATCCTGCTCCGCCCGGTCGCCCTCAGCTTCCGTCTCTACGGCAACATCTACGCCGGTGAGAACATGCTCGAGAGCATGACCCTGATGGTCGACAAGCCGTGGCTCGCCTGGTTGCCGCCGCTTCCCTTCTACTTCATGGAGCTGCTCGTCGGCCTGATCCAGGCCCTCGTTTTCATGCTCCTTACCGCCGTCTTCCTGAAACTGATCTGCGATCACGGCGACCACCACGACGAGGAACACTCGCACTGA